The window GCAGCAAAATCTGAGACGCATGGGATTGTGCGAGCTGTCGGAGACTTTCTGCTGCGGGGTTTCTGATCAGTCGGGAAGTGTACGGTTCACGCAGAATAAGACGATGAGCTTCATCGACCCGAACGGGACGATAGAGATCGCCATTCGCACTCTTGATGATTGTGTAGGAGAAGTGACGGGGAGTCTTTATATCAAGATGGATATCGAAGGCTTTGAGATTCCGGCGCTTCGGGGAGCGGCGCGCCTTATTGAAAAATATCATCCGTACATGGCGATTTGTACCTATCATAAATGGGATGATTATATAGAAATCCCTGAAACCATAAAGGAAATCCGTGATGACTATGAATTTTATCTTCGCGGAGGAATGCATTCCATATGCCATGCTGTGCCTAGATGAGGGCAGGTGATATTTACAGAGGCGCGGCGTCTTGGAGTATGCGAATATATGTCGCGATGAAAGATGCGTTGATTTGAGGACTCTGCTTCACTGAAAGGATGGGAGGGATTGTTTTGGGAGAGCGGCTGCTGCTTGATTGTACGTTGCGTGACGGCGGCTATGTAAACAATTGGGAGTTTGGCTACGATCAGATTGTAGAAATCTTTGAGCGTCTCGTAAGTTCGGGCGTGGAGTTCATTGAGGTGGGCTTCCTCGATGAAAAGAGCAGCTTCGACCGCGGGCGTACGGTCTTGCCCGACACGGCTTCCGTCAGCCGCATGTTCGAAGGAGTTTCCAAGGGGAACTCGCTCGTTCTCGGCATGATCGACTACGGTGCCTGCAGTATTGAGCGTTTGGAGCCGTGCGAAGAGACGTTCCTCGACGGCATCCGCGTGATCTTCAAGGAATCTAAGATGGAAGCTGCCTTGAAGTTCTGCGCTGAGGTCAAGAAGCTCGGCTACAAGGTCTTTGCACAGATGGTTTCCGTCACGACGTATACGGATGAGAAGCTCGCCGAGTATGCGAAGCTTGTCAACGAGGTCATGCCCTATGCGACGTCGATGGTCGACACCTACGGACTGCTCGACGAGGAGCATTTGTGCCATATATATGGCATCCTGGACGCGAATCTCGACCCGCAGATTCGTGTCGGTTACCACGCGCACAACAATTTCCAGCTCGGCTATGCGAATGCGAAGCACTTTCTCTCGCTCGATTCGAAGCGCGGTCTCTTGGCGGACGGAACGCTCTATGGCATGGGAAAGAGCGCGGGCAATGCGCCGCTGGAACTTCTGCTGATGTTCCGTAACGACAAGCAGGGGGCAGGCTACCATGTGACGCAGGCGCTTGAAGCCATCGACAACGTCATCATGGAGATCTATCAGAGGCAGTATTGGGGCTACAATCTCTTCTACTACATCGCGTCCTCGATGCACTGTCATCCGAACTATGTGAGTCGTCTCATGAACAAGCGCACGCTGTCGGTCAAGCAGATCCGCGACATTTTGAAAACCCTTGAGCCAGCGAAGAGCCTGCTCTACGACGAGGCGTACATCGAAAGGCTCTATCGCGAGTATCAGAGCATTGAGTGCGACGATCAGGAGACTCTTCGCATCCTGAAAGAGAAGCTAGGGCGGCGTCCGCTGTTGCTCCTTGGTCCTGCGCGCAGCATGATGAAGGAACGTGTGAAGGTGAAGCGGTTTATCGAGGAGAAAAAGCCGCGCGTCATCGCCGTGAACTACGCGCCGCCGACCATCGAGGTCGATGCCATCTTCATGGCGAAATCGAAGCGCTACATGCAGCTTTTTAGCGATCTGCAGCACAACGTCAATCGAGCGAAGCCGATCGTCGCGACATCGAACATGACGAAGTCGGAGGGATCTTTCCCCTATGTGCTCAACTACGGTTCGCTCATTGACAGGGATGCTGAAATCATCGATAATGCTCTCGTCATGATCTTGAAGGCGGTTCTTCGCATGGGCGTTCCTGCGGTGACGCTCGCAGGATTCGACGGCTACTCGAAGCGCAGCCGCAATTACTTCGATGAGAATAAGGAGTACCGCGTCGACGGCAGCCGCGCCGAATATCTGAACAAGTACATCGGCGGCTTCCTGCGCAGCATCAGCGACAAGATTGAGCTGGACTTCATCACGAAGACGCGCTACAAATGGCAGGGAAAGGACGGTGAGTGATGGGGCGGCTCGCGAGAAAGATCGCGCTCATCACGGGCGCGACCTCGGGCATCGGCCATGCGTCGGCGCGGCTCTTTGCCTCTGAGGGAGCGCACGTCATCGCTGTGGGCAGAGATGCGGAGCGCGGCGAGACGCTTGCCGCTGAGGTTGAGAAGAAACATGCGGGGCGCGTACGCTTCGTCCGTGCAGATGTGACGGATGCCGACGATGTGGCGCGGCTTCTTGCTGTTGTGCAGGAAGAGCTCGGACGGCTCGACGTCCTCTTCAACAATGCGGGCATCTTCGTGACGCGGGCGATCGACGAGATCGACGATGTGGCGTGGGAGCGTGTCTTTCGTACGAATACGAAGGCGGCGATGGATATGACGGCGGCGTTTTTGCCGCTCCTGCAAAGGGCAAAGGGCGCGATCCTGAACACGGCCTCGATCGGCGGTCTTCCCTATCATATCGCGGGCAGCAAGACGTACCTCTACGCTTCGTCGAAGGCGGCGCTGATCCAGTTCACGAAGCTCTGTGCGCTGAACTTCGCGCCTGACGTGCGCGTGAACTGCCTCGCTCCCGGCATCACGGACACGCCGATCTATACGAATCGCGACTTCTCGCGCTTTTCGGGCATACCGATGGGGCGCGTTGCCGACGCTCTCGAAGTGGCGCGCGCGGCGCTCTTCCTCGTCTCGGATGAGGCTTCTTACATCACAGGCGCGGTGCTGCCCGTGGACGGCGGTGCGTCGCTGAAGTAGCGGAGGTGCTTCATGAAGGTCAAAGTATCGGACTATATCGCGGATTTTCTTGTCAAAAAAGGCATCACGCACGTATTCACCGTCGTTGGCGGCGGCGCCATGCACCTCAACGATTCTCTCGGGCACCACGAGAAGATTACGTCGATATATTGCCATCATGAGCAGGCGGCGGCAATGGCGGCGGAAGCCTATGCGCGTGTCCATGGGCGCATGGCGGCGCTCTGCGTGACGAGCGGGCCGGGCGCGATCAATGCCCTGAACGGCGTTGCGGGCGCTTATCAGGATTCGATTCCGCTGCTCGTGCTCTCGGGGCAGATGAAATCCTCTCTGACGGTGCGGGCGAGCGGTCTGCCGCTTCGCACACTGGGCGGACAGGAGTTCGACATCGTGTCAGCGCTTGATAATATGACGAAGTACGCGGAGATGATCACCGAGCCGCAGAAGATTCCCTTCGCGCTCGGAAAAGCGTATCACTTGGCGAAGAGCGGCCGCCCCGGCCCTTCCTGGCTCGATTTGCCGCTTGACATACAGGGGGGCTTCATTGACGACGATCTGCCGGGCTTCAAGACTCATGCGCAGGAGGAATATGCAGACGTCGAGAAGGCTGCGCATCATGTGCTGGAAAAGCTCAAGAGCGCCGAGCGTCCCGTGCTCTACGCGGGCAACGGCATCCGCCTCGCGGGTGCGGCGCCGCTCGTCGAGGAACTGGCGCAGCGCCTGTCAATGCCTGTCGTCACATGTTGGGACAGCATCGACCTCATCGCGACCGAGCATCCATACTACTGCGGCAGGGGCGGTACGATGGGGGACCGCGCGGGCAACTTCGCCGTGCAGAACAGCGACCTTCTGCTCTCGATCGGTAGCCGACTGAGCATCTATCAGGTCGGCTACGACGTGCGTCTCTGGGCGCGTGCGGCATATACGATCGTCAACGACATCGACCCCGCTGAACTGAAAAAGCCGACGATCCGCGTCGATTATCCCGTTTGCGCCGATGCGGCGGACTTCATGCGCGCGCTTCTCTCGGCGGCGAAAGCTGAGCCGCCGAAGGAAAACGGGACATGGCTCGCGCAGTGCCGCAGGTGGAAGGGCGAGTACCCTGTCGTGCGGCCCGAGCAGAAGGAAGCGGCGGGCAAGACGAATGTCTATGCTTTCATGGATGCTTTGAGCCGCGCTCTGCCCGAGGGCAGCATCACGGTCGTCACCAACGGATCTGCGAGCGTCGTCGGCAGCCAGTCGTACTTCATCAAGGAGGGCAGCCGATTCCTCATGAACTGCGGCATCTCGTCGATGGGCTACGGCCTGCCCGCTGCCGTCGGCGCAGCCGTCGCGAGCGGCGAGAGCGTCGTCTGCCTTGAGGGCGACGGCAGCATCATGATGAACCTGCAGGAATTGCAGACCGTCGTCACGAATCGGCTGCCCGTCAAACTCTTCGTCATCAACAACAACGGCTATCATCAGATTCGCCAGACGCAGAAGAACGTCTTCGGCAATGCGCTCATCGGCGTCGGCCCCGAGAGCGGCGATCTCGGTTTCCCGTCGTTTGATCGAATCGCGCAGGCGTTCGAGATGCCCTACATCAAGATTTCTTCCAATGCGGAGCTGCACGAAAAGATCGCGCAGGCGCTCAGAGAACCGGGCTATGTGCTCACGGAAGTATTCGTGACGGAAGAGCAGAAATTCGAGCCGAAGTCCGCGACGAAGCGACTGCCCGACGGGCGGCTTACGAGTCCCCCGCTGGAAGATCTCGCACCGTTTTTGCCGCGCGAGGAGCTGGCACGCAATATGTATATCCCGCTCATCGAGCCGGACGGAGGAAAAGCATGATCAACCTGCGACATACAGGAATCTACGTCAGGGACTTGGCGCGCATGGCATCGTTTTACCGCGAGGTCTTCTACATGCACGCGATATGCGAAAACGTCGAGCAGGGGGACGCGCTGCTTGCCGACCTCTTTGGGGCGGCGGGGGCGAAGGTTCGGATCACGAAGCTCATCACGGAGCAGGGAAAGGCGAGCGGCGTCGGCGATATGCTGGAGCTTCTGGAAGTCATCGTACCCGAAGGACGGGAAAAGAAGACGAACTTGCCGATCGAGGCGGGGCTGCACATCGCCTTCGGCGTGCGCGATATGGAAGCGACTCGCATGGCGATTACCGCGCATGGCGGCGCATGCGCGACGCGCGTGCACGATATGGGAAACGGCAACCTTTGCTGCTTCTGCCTCGATCCCGAGGGGAATTGGCTGGAGCTGATCGCGCGGCGAGATGCGCAGGAGGATGGCTTGAGTCCTGGCAGATGAGGGGGATTCGTCTGCAGCGAGACATGGGAAAGGAGAAGGCGGCATGAAGATCAAGTCGGCGTTCAAGGAATACAGCGTGGATTTTTGCAGGGATTTGTCCCTGCTGCAGGATTTGGCGGCGGCGAAGGACACGTTTTTTGTGCTTGACCGTACGGTTTACGAGATTTATAAAGACCGCCTGCCGGATTTTCCGAAGGAGCGATTCTTCCTGCTTGAAGCTGTCGAGGAGAAGAAGGATATGGCGGCAATGCTCGCAATCTGTGAGCGCATGACGGAGATGAGCGCCAAGCGCAATTCGCATCTCGTGTCCTTGGGCGGCGGCATCACGCAGGACGTCACGGGCTTTGTCGCCACGGCGCTCTATCGCGGCATTCGCTGGACGTTCTTCCCGACGACGCTCCTCGCTGCCTGCGACAGCTGCATCGGCGGCAAGTCGTCACTGAACTACAAGGGCTTCAAGAACCTTCTCGGCTCCTTCTATCCGCCCGACGAGATCTTCATCTATCCCGAGTTTTTCCGGAGTCTCAGCCCGCGGGACTATTGCAGCGGCTTAGGCGAAGTCGTGAAGTTCAACGTCATTGCGGGCGCGTCGGGCATCGACGGCATGGAGCGTGATATGGAGGCGATTCTTGCGCACGATTACGAGAAGCTGCTGCAGTATGTGAGGACGTCGCTCGACTTCAAGCGCGGCTTCATCGAGGAGGACGAGTTTGATCGCGGCAAGAGGGTTCTGCTCAATTACGCGCACACCTTCGGACATG of the Selenomonas sputigena genome contains:
- a CDS encoding aldolase catalytic domain-containing protein, whose protein sequence is MGERLLLDCTLRDGGYVNNWEFGYDQIVEIFERLVSSGVEFIEVGFLDEKSSFDRGRTVLPDTASVSRMFEGVSKGNSLVLGMIDYGACSIERLEPCEETFLDGIRVIFKESKMEAALKFCAEVKKLGYKVFAQMVSVTTYTDEKLAEYAKLVNEVMPYATSMVDTYGLLDEEHLCHIYGILDANLDPQIRVGYHAHNNFQLGYANAKHFLSLDSKRGLLADGTLYGMGKSAGNAPLELLLMFRNDKQGAGYHVTQALEAIDNVIMEIYQRQYWGYNLFYYIASSMHCHPNYVSRLMNKRTLSVKQIRDILKTLEPAKSLLYDEAYIERLYREYQSIECDDQETLRILKEKLGRRPLLLLGPARSMMKERVKVKRFIEEKKPRVIAVNYAPPTIEVDAIFMAKSKRYMQLFSDLQHNVNRAKPIVATSNMTKSEGSFPYVLNYGSLIDRDAEIIDNALVMILKAVLRMGVPAVTLAGFDGYSKRSRNYFDENKEYRVDGSRAEYLNKYIGGFLRSISDKIELDFITKTRYKWQGKDGE
- a CDS encoding SDR family NAD(P)-dependent oxidoreductase; the protein is MGRLARKIALITGATSGIGHASARLFASEGAHVIAVGRDAERGETLAAEVEKKHAGRVRFVRADVTDADDVARLLAVVQEELGRLDVLFNNAGIFVTRAIDEIDDVAWERVFRTNTKAAMDMTAAFLPLLQRAKGAILNTASIGGLPYHIAGSKTYLYASSKAALIQFTKLCALNFAPDVRVNCLAPGITDTPIYTNRDFSRFSGIPMGRVADALEVARAALFLVSDEASYITGAVLPVDGGASLK
- a CDS encoding thiamine pyrophosphate-binding protein, whose translation is MKVKVSDYIADFLVKKGITHVFTVVGGGAMHLNDSLGHHEKITSIYCHHEQAAAMAAEAYARVHGRMAALCVTSGPGAINALNGVAGAYQDSIPLLVLSGQMKSSLTVRASGLPLRTLGGQEFDIVSALDNMTKYAEMITEPQKIPFALGKAYHLAKSGRPGPSWLDLPLDIQGGFIDDDLPGFKTHAQEEYADVEKAAHHVLEKLKSAERPVLYAGNGIRLAGAAPLVEELAQRLSMPVVTCWDSIDLIATEHPYYCGRGGTMGDRAGNFAVQNSDLLLSIGSRLSIYQVGYDVRLWARAAYTIVNDIDPAELKKPTIRVDYPVCADAADFMRALLSAAKAEPPKENGTWLAQCRRWKGEYPVVRPEQKEAAGKTNVYAFMDALSRALPEGSITVVTNGSASVVGSQSYFIKEGSRFLMNCGISSMGYGLPAAVGAAVASGESVVCLEGDGSIMMNLQELQTVVTNRLPVKLFVINNNGYHQIRQTQKNVFGNALIGVGPESGDLGFPSFDRIAQAFEMPYIKISSNAELHEKIAQALREPGYVLTEVFVTEEQKFEPKSATKRLPDGRLTSPPLEDLAPFLPREELARNMYIPLIEPDGGKA
- a CDS encoding VOC family protein, with product MINLRHTGIYVRDLARMASFYREVFYMHAICENVEQGDALLADLFGAAGAKVRITKLITEQGKASGVGDMLELLEVIVPEGREKKTNLPIEAGLHIAFGVRDMEATRMAITAHGGACATRVHDMGNGNLCCFCLDPEGNWLELIARRDAQEDGLSPGR
- a CDS encoding AroB-related putative sugar phosphate phospholyase (cyclizing); the encoded protein is MKIKSAFKEYSVDFCRDLSLLQDLAAAKDTFFVLDRTVYEIYKDRLPDFPKERFFLLEAVEEKKDMAAMLAICERMTEMSAKRNSHLVSLGGGITQDVTGFVATALYRGIRWTFFPTTLLAACDSCIGGKSSLNYKGFKNLLGSFYPPDEIFIYPEFFRSLSPRDYCSGLGEVVKFNVIAGASGIDGMERDMEAILAHDYEKLLQYVRTSLDFKRGFIEEDEFDRGKRVLLNYAHTFGHAFESVSSYEIPHGSAVALGMITANAVSVKRGFIEEAYAARIAALCMKILAHIPWREEWFAPAGIIAAIHKDKKQTSERITAVLLNEAHELSVYRDVEEEEIRQALACLLQYWRNHRGK